In Nymphaea colorata isolate Beijing-Zhang1983 unplaced genomic scaffold, ASM883128v2 scaffold0413, whole genome shotgun sequence, the following proteins share a genomic window:
- the LOC116244947 gene encoding LOW QUALITY PROTEIN: pyruvate dehydrogenase E1 component subunit beta-1, mitochondrial-like (The sequence of the model RefSeq protein was modified relative to this genomic sequence to represent the inferred CDS: substituted 4 bases at 4 genomic stop codons): protein MPYAKNLEEAVVPKAVTIIKASSYWTVPVFQITISPYDAEDNKGLLKAAIRSGXVVVFLESENLYGESFEVSDXVLSPDFVVPIGKAKVMREGKHVTIVGYSRNVKYSLXAAEELAKEGISCEVINLRTIKPLDRDTIVKSVIKTSRLVTVEDGFPQSGIGAXIAAVIHETEAFNYLDAPIERVSAIDIPMPYAKNLEEAVVPKAATIIKAVKRALHGVKL, encoded by the exons ATGCCCTACGCTAAAAACTTGGAAGAAGCTGTCGTTCCAAAAGCAGTTACCATCATCAAGGCT TCCTCATATTGGACTGTTCCCGTCTTTCAGATTACAATTTCTCCTTATGATGCTGAGGATAATAAGGGCTTACTGAAGGCTGCAATCAGATCTGGATAAGTCGTTGTCTTCCTAGAGAGTGAAAATCTTTATGGAGAGTCTTTCGAGGTCAGTGATTAAGTTCTCTCTCCAGATTTCGTTGTTCCCATCGGCAAGGCGAAGGTCATGAGAGAGGGAAAGCACGTCACCATCGTGGGATATTCCCGAAACGTCAAGTATTCCCTTTAAGCTGCGGAAGAACTGGCAAAGGAAGGGATTTCTTGTGAGGTTATCAACCTGAGGACCATAAAGCCCTTGGACCGCGACACCATCGTCAAGAGCGTCATCAAGACCAGCAGGCTCGTGACTGTTGAGGACGGTTTCCCCCAAAGCGGAATCGGAGCTTAAATCGCTGCTGTCATTCACGAAACTGAAGCCTTTAACTATTTGGATGCGCCTATCGAAAGAGTCTCAGCCATTGACATCCCAATGCCCTACGCTAAAAACTTGGAAGAAGCTGTCGTTCCAAAAGCAGCTACCATCATCAAGGCTGTAAAGAGGGCTCTGCATGGAGTCAAGCTTTGA
- the LOC116244948 gene encoding LOW QUALITY PROTEIN: pyruvate dehydrogenase E1 component subunit beta-1, mitochondrial-like (The sequence of the model RefSeq protein was modified relative to this genomic sequence to represent the inferred CDS: inserted 2 bases in 2 codons; substituted 3 bases at 3 genomic stop codons) has protein sequence MAREITQFRLHVDVFPVFRITISPYDAEDNKGLLKAAIRSGXVVVFLENENLYGEXFEVSDXVLSPDFVVPIGKAKVMREGKHVTIVGYSRNVKYSLXAAEELAKEGISCEVINLRTIKPLDRDTIVKSVIKTSRLVTVEDGFPQSGIGAXIAAVIHETEAFNYLDAPIERVSAIDIPMPYAKNLEEAVVPKAATIIKAVRKALHGVNFDRVSSILGKTDRKSMYVLAEVQKELAELMKLS, from the exons ATGGC ACGAGAAATAACACAGTTTCGGCTTCATGTAGATGTGTTTCCCGTCTTTCGGATTACAATTTCTCCTTATGATGCTGAGGATAATAAGGGCTTACTGAAGGCTGCAATCAGATCTGGATAAGTCGTTGTCTTCCTAGAGAATGAAAATCTTTATGGAG TCTTCGAGGTCAGTGATTAAGTTCTCTCTCCAGATTTCGTTGTTCCCATCGGCAAGGCGAAGGTCATGAGAGAGGGAAAGCACGTCACCATTGTGGGATATTCCCGAAACGTCAAGTATTCCC TAGCTGCGGAAGAACTGGCAAAGGAAGGGATTTCTTGTGAGGTTATCAACCTGAGGACCATAAAGCCCTTGGACCGCGACACCATCGTCAAGAGCGTCATCAAGACCAGCAGGCTCGTGACTGTTGAGGACGGTTTCCCCCAAAGCGGAATCGGAGCTTAAATCGCTGCTGTCATTCACGAAACTGAAGCCTTTAACTATTTGGATGCGCCTATCGAAAGAGTCTCAGCCATTGACATCCCAATGCCCTACGCTAAAAACTTGGAAGAAGCTGTCGTTCCAAAAGCAGCTACCATCATCAAGGCTGTAAGGAAGGCTCTGCATGGAGTCAACTTTGATC GCGTATCTTCCATTTTGGGAAAAACAGACAGAAAGAGTATGTATGTGCTGGCCGAAGTTCAGAAAGAGCTCGCTGAGTTGATGAAGCTTTCATGA
- the LOC116244949 gene encoding LOW QUALITY PROTEIN: pyruvate dehydrogenase E1 component subunit beta-1, mitochondrial-like (The sequence of the model RefSeq protein was modified relative to this genomic sequence to represent the inferred CDS: substituted 4 bases at 4 genomic stop codons), whose translation MALVFGDHHSFLVDEKITQFRLHVDVFPVFRITVSPYDAEDNKGLLKAAIRSGXVFVFLENENLYGESFEVSDXVLSPDFVVPIGKAKVMREGKHVTIVGYSRNVKYSLXAAEELAKEGISCEVINLRTIKPLDRDTIVKSVIKTSRLVTVEDGFPQSGIGAXIAAVIHETEAFNYLDAPIERVSAIDIPMPYAKNLEEAVVPKAATIIKAVRKALHGVKL comes from the exons ATGGC ATTGGTTTTTGGAGATCATCATTCATTTCTCGTAGACGAGAAAATAACACAGTTTCGGCTTCATGTAGATGTATTTCCCGTCTTTCGGATTACAGTTTCTCCTTATGATGCTGAGGATAATAAGGGCTTACTGAAGGCTGCAATCAGATCTGGATAAGTCTTTGTCTTCCTAGAGAATGAAAATCTTTATGGAGAGTCTTTCGAGGTCAGTGATTAAGTTCTCTCTCCAGATTTCGTTGTTCCCATCGGCAAGGCGAAGGTCATGAGAGAGGGAAAGCACGTCACCATTGTGGGATATTCTCGAAACGTCAAGTATTCCCTTTAAGCTGCTGAAGAACTGGCAAAGGAAGGGATTTCTTGTGAGGTTATCAACCTGAGGACCATAAAGCCCTTGGACCGCGACACCATCGTCAAGAGCGTCATCAAGACCAGCAGGCTCGTGACTGTTGAGGACGGTTTCCCCCAAAGCGGAATCGGAGCTTAAATCGCTGCTGTCATTCACGAAACTGAAGCCTTTAACTATTTGGATGCGCCTATCGAAAGAGTCTCAGCCATTGACATCCCAATGCCCTACGCTAAAAACTTGGAAGAAGCTGTCGTTCCAAAAGCAGCTACCATCATCAAGGCTGTAAGGAAGGCTCTGCACGGAGTCAAACTTTGA
- the LOC116244952 gene encoding LOW QUALITY PROTEIN: uncharacterized protein LOC116244952 (The sequence of the model RefSeq protein was modified relative to this genomic sequence to represent the inferred CDS: inserted 3 bases in 3 codons; deleted 2 bases in 1 codon; substituted 4 bases at 4 genomic stop codons) — LLLKNYHKMNVLTTHYTPIPAGNTPLKRPLKEYLKYGVINLDKPSNPSXHEVVSWVKKILNVEKTGHSGTLDPKVTGCLIVCLEVFXVLFRATRLAKSQQCAGKXYIGIVRLHGSIDSEIKLKNVLNTLTGSLFQKPPEISAVKRXLRIXTIYESELLEYDAEKRLXVFRVSCEAGTYVRTLCIHIGLLLGVGGHMEELRRSRSGCMSENDHLMTMHDLLDAQWRYENYKDETYLRRVVLPLEVLLLKLPRIVIKDSSINAICYGAKLMIPGILRYDNGINVGTEIVIMSTKGEAVAVAIAQMTTAEIGSCDHGVVAKTKRVIMDRETYPRKWKEGPHAKRKQELIKSGQLXKNGKPNPNTPKDWLQYYNNEKDNNIVQ; from the exons TTACTGCTGAAAAACTATCATAAAATGAATGTGCTCACCACCCATTACACTCCCATTCCCGCCGGAAATACCCCCCTTAAGAGACCTCTTAAGGAGTATCTCAAATACGGTGTCATCAACCTCGACAAGCCCTCCAATCCCA TCCATGAGGTTGTCTCATGGGTCAAGAAGATTCTCAATGTTGAAAAAACCGGCCACTCGGGAACACTCGATCCAAAAGTGACAGGATGCCTCATTGTTTGC CTAGAGGTATTTTGAGTTCTATTTAGAGCCACAAGATTGGCAAAATCTCAGCAGTGTGCTGGTAAATAGTATATTGGCATCGTCAGACTCCACGGCTCCATCGACTCAGAAATCAAACTCAAGAATGTCCTGAACACTTTGACTGGAAGTCTTTTCCAAAAACCTCCAGAGATCTCTGCAGTTAAAAGATAACTCCGTA AGACCATCTATGAGTCTGAGCTTTTGGAATATGATGCTGAGAAAAGAT GAGTCTTCAGAGTTTCATGCGAGGCTGGAACCTACGTCAGAACTCTTTGCATCCATATCGGCTTGCTTTTGGGAGTTGGAGGCCATATGGAGGAGCTCCGCAGATCAAGAAGCGGTTGCATGTCAGAGAATGACCATTTGATGACCATGCATGACCTTTTGGATGCCCAGTGGAGATACGAAAACTATAAGGACGAAACCTACCTTAGACGCGTTGTCTTGCCCCTCGAAGTCCTTCTCTTGAAATTGCCAAGAATTGTGATCAAGGATTCATCGATCAATGCCATTTGCTATGGTGCTAAGCTCATGATCCCTGGTATCCTGAGATACGATAACGGCATCAACGTCGGAACCGAAATCGTCATTATGTCGACCAAGGGTGAGGCCGTTGCCGTCGCCATTGCTCAAATGACAACTGCTGAAATCGGCTCATGTGATCACGGAGTCGTTGCTAAGACCAAGCGTGTCATCATGGACAGAGAGACATACccaagaaaatggaaggaggGACCCCATGccaagagaaaacaagaactcatcaagagtggcCAACTGTAGAAGAATGGAAAGCCAAATCCCAACACTCCCAAGGACTGGCTCCAATATTACAACAACGAAAAGGATAACAACATCGTTCAATGA
- the LOC116244953 gene encoding uncharacterized protein LOC116244953, which translates to MHRDLKPENLIFRADSGWECVIADFGLAEFAEAEEYLFVRCGTPGYVAPEVINIKDMKTKYDPICDIFSLGLIFHILLLGVSAFPGKTYNEVLAQNRASNITFEGEEYKKIDP; encoded by the coding sequence ATGCATCGTGATCTCAAGCCGGAAAACCTCATCTTCAGAGCCGACAGCGGATGGGAATGCGTCATTGCTGACTTCGGACTCGCTGAATTTGCTGAAGCTGAAGAATATCTCTTCGTTCGCTGCGGAACCCCTGGATACGTGGCTCCTGAAGTCATCAATATCAAGGATATGAAGACCAAATACGACCCCATTTGCGACATCTTCAGTCTTGGCCTCATTTTCCACATCTTGCTACTCGGAGTCAGTGCCTTCCCCGGAAAGACTTACAATGAAGTCTTGGCTCAAAACAGAGCAAGCAATATTACCTTCGAAGGAGAAGAATACAAAAAGATTGACCCCTAG